The Vicia villosa cultivar HV-30 ecotype Madison, WI unplaced genomic scaffold, Vvil1.0 ctg.000911F_1_1, whole genome shotgun sequence genome has a segment encoding these proteins:
- the LOC131632172 gene encoding 17.3 kDa class II heat shock protein-like yields MKRRHYPSSDSTSSSDDYSSSEEDEISTQRLVKINQNNKKPKPQEKENPNGKTPVIEQQPPTMIRCDNMDIGAATPADVKVYPDSYVYEIDMPGLKFGSEIKVDVEDDDYLVISGEKKREEGVEYLRMERRFGKFMRKFVFPKNANTDAVSAICQDGVLRVTVQKLPRPPQPKNPRRTIPITIA; encoded by the coding sequence AGGAGACACTACCCATCATCGGATTCCACATCTTCATCCGACGATTATTCTTCATCGGAGGAGGATGAAATTTCTACTCAGCGTTTGGTGAAGATCAACCAGAACAATAAGAAACCTAAACCTCAAGAAAAGGAAAACCCTAACGGTAAAACCCCCGTTATTGAGCAACAACCACCAACAATGATTCGTTGTGACAATATGGATATTGGTGCAGCAACTCCCGCAGACGTGAAGGTTTATCCAGATTCATACGTGTATGAGATCGATATGCCGGGACTGAAATTCGGTAGCGAGATAAAGGTTGACGTTGAAGACGATGATTACCTTGTGATCAGCGgagagaagaagagggaagaaggAGTCGAATATTTGAGGATGGAGCGAAGATTTGGCAAGTTCATGCGCAAATTTGTCTTTCCTAAGAATGCTAATACTGATGCTGTCTCTGCTATCTGTCAAGATGGAGTTCTTAGGGTTACTGTCCAGAAATTGCCTCGTCCTCCTCAGCCTAAGAACCCTAGAAGAACTATTCCGATTACCATTGCTTGA
- the LOC131632161 gene encoding uncharacterized protein LOC131632161, translated as MADSSLEGAKKKEVIRIERESVIPILKPRLFISLANLIKRSADRDEFLKLCKKIEYTIRAWYLLQFEDMMQLHSLFDPVSGAQKLEQQGLTSKEIDVLEQNFLTFLFEVMKKSNFKIATDDEINVALSGQYLLNLPITVNESKLDNKLLKKYFEAHPYNNLPDFHEKYIIFRRGIGVDQTTDYFIMEKVDMLIARFWAFLLRTLRLEKLVAKRSKRHGKKLDPKKDDEINSSSKQAYQDDVYERIRLENMPLSSGSLLSKTTIQEPTFDRIIVVYRQASSNSKPDRGIFVKHFRNIPMADMEIVLPEKKNPGLTPMDWVKFLGSAIVGLVAVVSSLQAATADLRVIGAVLSTIVGYCVKTYFTFQQNLATYQDMITQSMYEKQLDSGRGTLLHLCDDVIQQEVKEVVISFFFLMEQGKATRQELDQGCEELIREEFNESCNFDVDDAVHKLEKLGIVTRDPIGRYQCVGLKRASEIIGTTTEEIVIKAKQGNITP; from the exons ATGGCAGATTCAAGCTTAGAAGGAGCCAAAAAGAAAGAAGTGATTCGAATTGAACGTGAATCTGTCATTCCAATTTTGAAACCTAGGCTCTTCATCTCATTGGCTAATCTTATAA AGCGTAGTGCTGATCGAGACGAGTTTTTGAAGCTTTGCAAAAAAATTGAATATACAATTAGAGCTTGGTATCTTCTACAATTTGAGGATATGATg CAACTGCATTCCCTCTTTGATCCTGTCTCTGGTGCCCAAAAGTTGGAACAACAAGGCTTAACTTCTAAAGAAATTGATGTACTTGAACAAAATTTCTTGACCTTTCTTTTTGAG GTAATGAAAAAGAGCAACTTCAAGATTGCAACAGATGATGAAATTAATGTTGCACTTTCTGGGCAATATCTTCTAAATCTTCCAATCACTGTTAATGAATCTAAG CTTGACAATaagcttttgaaaaaatattttgaagcaCATCCCTATAATAACCTTCCAGATTTTCATGAAAAG TATATAATCTTTCGGCGCGGAATTGGAGTCGATCAAACGACGGATTACTTTATAATGGAGAAAGTCGACATGCTCATTGCACGATTTTGGGCGTTTCTACTAAGAACACTCAG GTTGGAAAAACTAGTAGCGAAAAGATCGAAAAGACATGGTAAGAAACTAGATCCAAAGAAGGACGATGAAATAAACTCGTCATCAAAACAAGCTTATCAAGATGATGTATATGAACGGATACGCCTTGAAAATATGCCATTGAG TTCTGGTAGTTTGCTAAGCAAGACAACAATCCAAGAACCTACATTTGATAGGATCATTGTTGTTTACAG GCAAGCCAGTTCAAATTCAAAACCAGACCGAGGAATTTTCGTGAAGCATTTCAGAAACATCCCAATGGCTGATATGGAAATAGTTCTT CCAGAAAAGAAAAATCCTGGACTGACTCCTATGGATTGGGTGAAGTTTCTTGGATCTGCTATAGTTGGGTTG GTAGCTGTAGTTAGTTCACTTCAAGCAGCTACAGCCGATTTGAGGGTTATCGGGGCTGTTCTTTCTACCATTGTCGGTTATTGTGTTAAAACATACTTCAC GTTTCAACAAAATTTGGCCACATATCAAGATATGATTACGCAGTCGATGTATGAAAAACAACTCGACAGTGGAAGAGGAACACTTCTCCACTTATGTGATGATGTCATTCAACAAGAA GTGAAAGAGGTAGtaatttcattcttttttctgaTGGAACAAGGAAAAGCTACAAGACAG GAACTAGATCAAGGGTGTGAAGAACTTATCAGAGAAGAATTCAATGAGAGTTGCAATTTTGATGTAGATGACGCGGTTCATAAACTTGAGAAGCTAGGAATCGTTACTCGG GATCCTATAGGACGATATCAATGTGTTGGATTGAAGAGGGCTAGCGAGATAATCGGTACGACCACGGAAGAGATTGTAATTAAGGCAAAACAAGGAAACATCACTCCTTGA